A genome region from Paenibacillus pabuli includes the following:
- a CDS encoding phosphatidylglycerophosphatase A family protein encodes MEHPEQEKIPYSLNSRKVADATREWLQKRGVTIPEIAELVMLLQKKYYPDLTMEECIDNVEKVLRKREVQNAVLTGIQLDLLAEQGQLISPLQEMIENDEGLYGVDEILAFSIVNVYGSIGFTNYGYVDKLKPGVLERLNDKSLGPVHTFLDDIVGAIASAASSRIAHRKQSELEEALGQKPVSDDVV; translated from the coding sequence ATGGAACATCCAGAACAGGAAAAAATCCCTTACAGCCTAAACAGCCGCAAAGTAGCGGATGCAACAAGGGAATGGCTGCAAAAGCGGGGCGTAACGATCCCTGAGATCGCAGAATTGGTCATGTTATTGCAGAAAAAGTACTATCCGGATCTTACGATGGAAGAATGTATCGATAACGTGGAGAAGGTTCTCCGCAAGCGCGAAGTGCAGAACGCTGTTCTAACAGGCATTCAGCTGGATCTGCTGGCAGAGCAGGGTCAGCTCATTTCGCCTTTGCAGGAGATGATCGAGAATGATGAAGGGCTGTACGGCGTGGATGAGATTCTCGCATTCTCCATCGTCAATGTATACGGCAGCATCGGATTCACGAATTACGGTTATGTAGATAAGCTTAAACCCGGTGTACTTGAACGGCTGAATGATAAAAGCCTGGGACCTGTACATACGTTTCTGGATGATATCGTCGGGGCCATTGCATCGGCAGCAAGCAGCCGAATCGCGCACCGCAAACAGTCGGAGCTTGAAGAAGCATTAGGCCAGAAGCCGGTCAGTGATGATGTCGTATAA
- a CDS encoding STM4015 family protein: MQEVKLTVSYDDYENDIRMENLIKELAAKPEAGSLESLIIGDWGQAYENSPDEFMNALIEGAPSFPSLKKLFIGDMGFEECEVSWIIQTDLTPLLKAFPKLKSFAVKGSSGLSLEPLQHANLEELVIICGGLPQEVLASITNAQLPELRKLELYLGVDDYGFDGSLEDVLPLLEQGRFPKLVYLGLKDSDIQDEIAKAVAQAPIVDQLEVLDLSQGTLSDEGAEALLASDKIKKLKHLDLSYHYMTDEMLIRWKRSGVSVDVSDQQQSDEDDWRYPSLTE; this comes from the coding sequence ATGCAGGAAGTGAAGCTTACGGTATCTTATGATGACTATGAGAACGATATCCGTATGGAGAATTTGATCAAGGAATTGGCTGCCAAACCCGAAGCGGGTTCACTGGAAAGTCTGATCATTGGAGACTGGGGACAAGCTTACGAGAATTCTCCGGACGAATTCATGAATGCTCTTATTGAGGGAGCGCCGAGTTTCCCATCATTGAAAAAGCTGTTCATTGGAGACATGGGCTTCGAGGAATGTGAGGTCTCCTGGATTATTCAGACAGATCTGACTCCGCTTTTGAAGGCTTTTCCAAAACTGAAGTCCTTTGCGGTAAAAGGCAGCAGTGGATTGAGCCTGGAACCTTTGCAGCATGCCAACCTTGAAGAACTGGTCATTATCTGCGGAGGACTGCCGCAGGAAGTGCTTGCTTCTATAACCAATGCCCAATTGCCTGAACTGCGCAAACTTGAACTGTACCTGGGTGTAGATGATTATGGCTTCGACGGTTCACTTGAAGATGTGCTTCCCTTGCTGGAACAGGGACGATTCCCCAAGCTTGTATACCTTGGCCTGAAAGACAGCGATATTCAAGATGAAATTGCCAAAGCCGTAGCACAGGCTCCCATTGTGGATCAGCTGGAAGTGCTGGACCTGTCTCAAGGCACATTGTCGGATGAAGGGGCAGAGGCGCTGCTTGCCAGCGACAAAATCAAGAAGTTGAAGCATCTCGATCTCAGCTACCATTACATGACGGACGAAATGCTCATTCGCTGGAAACGTTCGGGCGTATCTGTAGATGTCAGCGATCAGCAGCAGAGTGATGAAGATGACTGGCGTTATCCGTCATTAACGGAATAA
- a CDS encoding GerMN domain-containing protein, which yields MSKIRYMRTASAAALLSIPMVLSGCGMFNAQSSEAIDPPPPIQEAAMIQAAEGNGTLATLPLTTVYLQDQQGLLAPVSLTLPAGSDISSPKTALDTLITGGAYAGMLPEGFQGVLPQGTVVQNVTVHPEDKLAVVEFSGNFAKYDAKDERKMLEAVTWTLTGTPDVENVQIWVDGKKLTQMPVNSTPLPEPLNRAVGINLDLGDTFTTNSSPVTVYFSAASPAGIQYYVPVTRLVTPGTDRVQAALNELIKGPAKGGELEEVMTGGTELQSVKTSEDGTVTVALKDDMFVEGDVVPSELLQSVVLTTTENTASKDAKVQIEWNGQKTVMGDDNRDYSSPVSKPEYINEIPI from the coding sequence ATGAGTAAGATCCGATATATGCGTACGGCATCAGCAGCAGCGCTGCTGAGCATTCCGATGGTGTTGTCCGGCTGCGGCATGTTTAATGCACAGTCATCCGAGGCTATCGATCCACCACCGCCCATCCAGGAGGCAGCTATGATTCAGGCAGCCGAGGGCAATGGGACACTCGCAACCCTTCCGCTCACGACGGTTTATTTACAGGATCAGCAAGGATTGCTTGCTCCGGTATCACTGACGCTTCCGGCAGGATCGGACATTAGCAGTCCGAAGACCGCTCTGGATACACTGATAACAGGTGGTGCGTATGCAGGTATGCTGCCTGAAGGATTTCAAGGTGTCCTTCCACAAGGCACGGTGGTGCAGAATGTGACTGTTCATCCGGAAGATAAGCTTGCAGTCGTAGAGTTCTCAGGTAACTTTGCCAAATACGATGCCAAGGATGAGCGAAAAATGCTGGAAGCCGTAACGTGGACGTTGACAGGTACACCGGATGTGGAGAACGTGCAGATCTGGGTGGATGGCAAAAAGCTGACTCAAATGCCGGTAAACAGCACACCGCTTCCTGAACCGCTAAATCGGGCGGTAGGTATCAATCTTGATTTGGGAGACACGTTCACGACCAACAGCAGTCCAGTCACGGTGTATTTCTCGGCTGCTTCGCCGGCAGGCATTCAATATTATGTTCCGGTTACACGCCTGGTCACACCAGGTACGGATCGGGTGCAAGCCGCGCTGAATGAGCTTATTAAAGGGCCGGCCAAGGGTGGTGAGCTCGAAGAGGTTATGACAGGCGGCACGGAACTGCAATCCGTCAAAACGTCAGAGGATGGAACCGTTACGGTCGCGCTCAAAGACGATATGTTCGTAGAAGGAGATGTCGTGCCAAGCGAGCTGCTGCAATCAGTCGTATTGACCACTACCGAAAATACAGCTAGCAAGGACGCCAAAGTTCAAATTGAGTGGAACGGCCAAAAAACAGTTATGGGTGACGATAATCGGGATTATAGTTCGCCGGTCTCCAAGCCTGAGTATATCAACGAAATTCCGATCTAG
- a CDS encoding STM4012 family radical SAM protein, translating into MDNQSEITATGHSAASGSHTTTGLKEVLTLPYRSYLYSYPHKTAYRELDPPLPLGPMWERENTDTYFLYMHIPFCAARCGFCNLFTLPDRRDDTHERYVDALERQAKQWAPITSRRPYSRFAIGGGTPTLLNEIQLNRLFDIAEHVMGLDPAHASISIETSPDTVTEAKLALLKERGVDRVSMGIQSFIEAEAAAIYRPQKPQEVERALEKLTRYDFPLLNLDLIYGLPGQTVESWLYSLECVLSYEPGEIFIYPLYTRENTIVKPEDIQRQGPDIRMQLYTAAREALKSRGYVQYSMRRFAKVSSSLASKELLPYSCQEEGMVGLGCGARSYTSEVHYASKYGVSYKATQSIIADYVATERYDVADYGIVLSREEQKRRFILKALLHREGLTLADYLQRFGSEVMTDYVWLSELLTEGMAVIEQENERQVLRLTEVGLGYSDAIGDWLISAEIREQMEGFVFS; encoded by the coding sequence ATGGATAATCAGTCTGAGATCACAGCAACAGGTCATTCCGCAGCGTCCGGATCCCATACAACAACAGGTCTTAAGGAAGTACTGACCTTACCTTATCGCTCTTATTTATACTCTTATCCACATAAGACGGCATATCGGGAATTGGACCCGCCGCTACCCTTGGGGCCAATGTGGGAACGTGAGAATACCGACACGTATTTTTTATATATGCATATTCCGTTTTGCGCTGCCCGCTGCGGATTCTGTAATTTGTTCACTTTGCCGGACCGGCGTGACGATACGCATGAACGTTATGTGGATGCACTGGAACGCCAGGCGAAGCAATGGGCACCCATTACCTCTCGCAGACCGTACTCCAGGTTTGCTATTGGTGGGGGGACGCCAACATTGCTCAATGAGATTCAGTTGAATCGGTTGTTTGACATTGCGGAACATGTGATGGGGCTTGATCCTGCACATGCTTCCATTTCAATAGAAACCTCGCCTGACACCGTGACTGAAGCGAAGCTCGCGTTATTGAAAGAACGTGGCGTGGACCGTGTCAGCATGGGGATCCAGAGCTTTATTGAAGCGGAGGCCGCAGCGATTTACCGCCCGCAGAAACCACAGGAAGTGGAGCGCGCACTGGAAAAGCTTACACGGTACGATTTTCCACTGTTGAATTTGGATTTGATCTATGGTTTGCCCGGTCAAACGGTAGAGTCATGGCTGTATTCGCTTGAATGTGTTCTATCTTATGAACCTGGAGAGATTTTCATTTATCCGCTGTATACCCGCGAGAATACGATCGTGAAGCCGGAGGATATTCAGCGTCAGGGGCCGGATATCCGCATGCAGCTGTATACTGCCGCAAGAGAAGCATTAAAAAGCCGGGGGTATGTTCAGTATTCCATGCGCAGGTTTGCAAAAGTGTCATCCTCACTTGCAAGCAAAGAGCTGCTGCCCTACAGCTGCCAGGAAGAAGGCATGGTTGGCCTTGGGTGCGGTGCCCGTTCGTATACCAGCGAAGTACACTATGCATCAAAATACGGGGTGAGTTATAAGGCTACGCAGAGCATTATCGCCGATTATGTGGCTACCGAGAGATATGATGTAGCTGATTACGGTATTGTGCTGAGCAGGGAAGAGCAAAAACGCAGGTTTATATTAAAGGCACTGCTGCATCGGGAAGGTCTGACTTTGGCCGATTATCTCCAGCGGTTCGGAAGTGAAGTTATGACGGATTACGTCTGGCTCTCAGAACTGCTGACAGAGGGAATGGCTGTGATCGAGCAGGAAAATGAACGCCAGGTCCTGCGTTTAACAGAAGTAGGTCTGGGATATTCCGATGCCATTGGTGATT
- a CDS encoding STM4013/SEN3800 family hydrolase, whose translation MPDMNTIVGSHDLLMITLDTLRYDVAKLEEPNCPHLCGSGSWEKRHTPGSFTYAAHHAFFGGFMPTPANTDKASHVRLFHSRNTGLKTHPHTWLFDTPDIVSGFAAEGYRTICIGGVIFFTKKNPLAKVLPGYFQQSYWRMNFGVTNPRSTEHQVQHALKVLDQIPQDEKVFLFMNVSAIHGPNRYFVEGAREDSVQTQRAALRYVDQALGPLFEAMRQRSRPTFCLAFSDHGTAYGEDGYQGHRLAHDVVWNVPYREFVL comes from the coding sequence ATGCCTGATATGAACACCATTGTTGGCTCCCATGATCTGTTAATGATTACCCTGGATACGTTAAGGTATGACGTAGCGAAGCTGGAGGAACCGAATTGTCCCCATCTGTGTGGATCGGGTTCCTGGGAGAAACGCCATACGCCGGGAAGTTTTACATATGCAGCACATCACGCTTTTTTTGGCGGCTTCATGCCTACGCCTGCGAATACGGACAAAGCCTCGCATGTTCGGCTGTTTCATTCGCGAAATACCGGATTGAAGACTCATCCCCATACCTGGCTGTTTGATACACCGGATATCGTATCCGGTTTTGCGGCAGAAGGCTATCGCACAATCTGTATTGGCGGAGTCATTTTTTTTACGAAAAAAAATCCGCTGGCCAAAGTGCTGCCTGGTTACTTTCAGCAGAGTTATTGGCGAATGAATTTCGGGGTAACGAATCCTCGCTCAACAGAGCATCAGGTCCAGCATGCATTGAAAGTGCTTGATCAGATACCACAGGATGAAAAGGTATTTCTGTTTATGAATGTGTCCGCTATTCATGGCCCCAATCGCTATTTTGTGGAAGGGGCAAGGGAGGACTCTGTCCAGACGCAACGGGCTGCCCTTCGGTATGTGGATCAGGCTCTGGGGCCATTGTTTGAAGCCATGCGGCAGCGCTCGCGGCCAACGTTCTGCCTTGCATTTTCCGATCATGGAACGGCGTATGGCGAAGATGGGTATCAGGGACACAGACTGGCGCATGATGTCGTCTGGAATGTGCCTTATCGTGAATTTGTTTTATAG
- a CDS encoding XTP/dITP diphosphatase, whose protein sequence is MRLDSPIIIVATRNQGKVREFAHAFAPLGKEVKSMFDYPELPDVVEDGVTFAENAWKKAKTVGDALGLPVLADDSGLCVDLLDGEPGVYSARYAGEGATDALNNAKLLAALESIKSGEDTQQPLLSPARFVCALVLYDPATGDKFEAEGTAEGWITSEAAGGGGFGYDPLFYVPEYEMTMAELTLEQKQAISHRGHALRALVSRLEG, encoded by the coding sequence ATGCGTCTGGACAGCCCAATTATCATTGTTGCAACCCGGAATCAGGGTAAAGTAAGAGAGTTTGCCCATGCATTTGCGCCGCTTGGCAAAGAGGTCAAAAGTATGTTCGACTACCCCGAACTTCCGGATGTCGTGGAGGACGGGGTAACCTTTGCCGAGAATGCCTGGAAGAAAGCAAAGACCGTAGGTGATGCGCTTGGTCTCCCGGTATTGGCTGATGATTCCGGACTTTGTGTGGATCTGCTGGATGGGGAGCCGGGTGTGTATTCGGCAAGATATGCTGGCGAAGGAGCAACGGATGCCCTGAATAATGCCAAGCTGCTTGCAGCGCTGGAATCCATCAAATCCGGTGAGGATACGCAACAGCCATTGCTCAGTCCGGCACGCTTTGTGTGTGCCCTGGTTCTGTATGATCCGGCAACGGGGGACAAGTTTGAAGCGGAAGGTACAGCAGAAGGCTGGATTACGAGTGAGGCTGCCGGTGGTGGTGGCTTTGGATATGATCCTCTGTTCTATGTACCTGAATATGAGATGACGATGGCTGAGCTTACGCTGGAACAAAAGCAGGCTATTAGTCATCGGGGTCATGCACTTCGAGCGCTTGTATCCCGGCTTGAGGGCTGA
- a CDS encoding STM4014 family protein produces MSGITTNKTDHGLQSQINERHKERPFWLIGNPDNRRTKGLQQARLQCGLKPAEVLPYADLLKIWRQGGSLAEVVNQSLQRKVTAEAAPLIRIDAPGEQWDVERELLSLGAKDSDSHAEPCSREWFAAEEALKLQQDWGRIYAPAQWFNGWKCCLERIKREVTDFWPSARFLNDPEDIATMFDKRKCQQHLSAHGIDVPPALQSSGRIMSYSDLRAAMQDAGMYRVFVKLACGSAASGVVAYQINPRTGAEIAVTTVGMAVVEGRPIFYNEGRMQRYTRREEIEILLDWLCAEGAQVERWMAKAAYGSRVFDIRQLVAGGHAGHAIVRLSQTPITNLHLRNERMLPEEAGVDDYRLGLVHTAAQRAMDAFSNSWSAGIDVMLSGGDQPRAYVLDVNPFGDLLYHVQHNGLGTYEWEMDMLRKEPYEHA; encoded by the coding sequence GTGTCAGGCATTACAACGAACAAGACAGATCACGGATTACAATCCCAGATCAATGAGAGGCACAAGGAACGGCCGTTTTGGTTAATCGGAAACCCGGATAACCGCAGAACCAAAGGCCTGCAGCAGGCAAGGCTGCAATGTGGCTTGAAGCCTGCTGAGGTACTGCCATATGCTGACTTGCTCAAGATTTGGAGACAGGGCGGATCCTTGGCAGAAGTAGTCAATCAAAGTTTACAACGTAAGGTTACAGCGGAAGCGGCACCCTTGATTCGAATCGATGCACCTGGAGAGCAATGGGATGTGGAGCGCGAACTGTTATCGCTTGGTGCAAAAGATAGCGATTCCCACGCTGAACCATGTAGCAGAGAGTGGTTTGCGGCAGAGGAGGCGCTTAAGCTGCAGCAGGATTGGGGCCGCATCTATGCACCTGCACAGTGGTTTAATGGCTGGAAATGCTGTCTGGAGCGAATCAAAAGGGAAGTTACTGATTTCTGGCCTTCTGCCAGATTCCTGAATGATCCGGAAGATATCGCTACCATGTTTGACAAAAGAAAGTGCCAACAGCATTTATCCGCTCACGGAATTGATGTTCCTCCCGCTCTCCAATCTTCGGGGCGGATTATGAGTTATTCGGATCTGCGCGCTGCCATGCAGGATGCCGGCATGTACCGGGTATTTGTCAAGCTTGCCTGTGGCTCAGCGGCATCAGGTGTTGTTGCCTATCAGATCAACCCGCGAACGGGTGCAGAGATTGCTGTTACCACCGTGGGGATGGCAGTGGTTGAGGGCAGGCCGATTTTTTACAACGAAGGCCGCATGCAGAGGTACACCCGCAGAGAGGAGATTGAGATTCTGCTGGACTGGTTATGTGCTGAAGGGGCTCAAGTCGAGCGCTGGATGGCCAAAGCTGCCTATGGCTCACGCGTATTTGATATTCGTCAACTCGTAGCTGGCGGTCATGCAGGCCATGCGATTGTGAGGTTGAGCCAGACTCCCATAACCAATTTGCATTTACGCAACGAGCGGATGCTGCCTGAGGAAGCAGGAGTGGACGACTACAGGCTGGGTTTGGTCCATACCGCTGCTCAAAGAGCCATGGATGCATTTTCGAATTCATGGTCTGCCGGCATTGATGTCATGCTCAGTGGAGGAGACCAACCGCGTGCCTACGTTCTGGATGTGAATCCGTTCGGTGATTTGTTGTACCACGTACAGCACAACGGACTTGGAACCTATGAATGGGAGATGGATATGTTGCGAAAGGAGCCCTACGAACATGCCTGA
- the rph gene encoding ribonuclease PH, with product MMRSNGRTSEQLRPMNLTINTNKYAEGSVLIEVGDTKVICTATVEERVPPFMKGQGKGWVTAEYSMLPRATHTRNQREANRGKLTGRTMEIQRLIGRALRSVVNLQALGERTITLDCDVIQADGGTRTTSITGSFVALALAVNKIAQQHRLQTFPITDFIAAVSVGVVGEQPVLDLNYDEDSKAKVDMNLVMTGGGKYVELQGTGEEAPFDRRELNAMLELGEQGILEMIERQKEVLGPIALKIGASGLGEA from the coding sequence ATGATGAGATCTAACGGACGAACCAGCGAACAGCTGCGGCCGATGAATTTAACAATTAACACAAATAAATACGCCGAAGGTTCTGTACTGATTGAAGTCGGGGATACCAAGGTTATTTGTACAGCAACGGTGGAGGAACGCGTTCCTCCGTTCATGAAAGGTCAGGGCAAGGGATGGGTTACCGCAGAATATTCCATGCTTCCTCGTGCAACACATACGCGGAATCAGCGTGAAGCGAATCGCGGGAAGTTGACTGGACGTACGATGGAAATCCAGCGTCTGATCGGCCGTGCACTTCGCTCTGTTGTAAACTTGCAGGCGCTTGGCGAGCGGACCATCACCCTGGACTGTGATGTCATCCAAGCGGACGGAGGCACTCGTACAACGTCCATTACCGGATCGTTTGTGGCGCTGGCACTGGCTGTGAACAAAATTGCCCAGCAGCATCGCCTGCAAACATTCCCGATCACGGATTTCATTGCCGCTGTAAGTGTAGGTGTAGTTGGAGAACAGCCTGTTCTGGATCTGAACTATGATGAGGATTCCAAAGCAAAAGTAGATATGAACCTGGTGATGACAGGTGGTGGAAAATATGTAGAACTGCAAGGAACAGGTGAAGAAGCCCCATTTGACCGCCGTGAGCTGAATGCCATGCTGGAACTGGGTGAGCAGGGAATCCTGGAGATGATTGAGCGGCAAAAAGAAGTGCTTGGACCGATTGCGCTCAAGATCGGCGCTAGTGGATTAGGGGAAGCCTAA